The Felis catus isolate Fca126 chromosome X, F.catus_Fca126_mat1.0, whole genome shotgun sequence genome includes a region encoding these proteins:
- the TCEAL5 gene encoding transcription elongation factor A protein-like 5, translating to MEKVYKENERKPENEGNFKNEGKPEDEVDTEDEGKSDEEEKLEVEGKPGHEGKLQNEGQPDDEGQPEDEGKQEKQGKSENEGKPHSEGKPESLAKAESESRAAEKRPAEDYVPRKAKRKTDRGTDDSPKDYQEDFQERHLGSEEMMRECGDVSRAQEELRKKQKMGGFHWMQRDVQDPFAPRGQRGVKGMRGGGRGQKDLEDVPYV from the coding sequence ATGGAAAAGGTCTACAAAGAAAATGAACGAAAGccagaaaatgaaggaaacttCAAAAATGAGGGAAAGCCAGAAGACGAAGTAGATACAGAAGATGAAGGAAAATCAGATGAGGAAGAAAAGCTGGAAGTGGAGGGGAAGCCAGGGCATGAGGGAAAGCTCCAGAATGAGGGACAGCCAGATGATGAGGGACAACCAGAAGATGAGGGAAAGCAAGAAAAGCAGGGCAAGTCTGAAAATGAGGGAAAACCACACAGTGAGGGCAAGCCAGAATCCCTGGCAAAGGCTGAGAGTGAGTCGCGGGCTGCCGAAAAGCGCCCAGCTGAAGATTATGTGCctaggaaagcaaaaagaaaaacagacagggGGACAGACGATTCCCCCAAGGACTATCAGGAGGACTTTCAGGAAAGGCACTTGGGCAGTGAGGAGATGATGAGAGAATGTGGAGATGTGTCAAGGGCTCAGGAAGAGctaaggaaaaaacagaaaatgggtgGTTTTCATTGGATGCAAAGAGATGTACAGGATCCCTTTGCCCCAAGGGGGCAACGGGGTGTCAAAGGAatgaggggtgggggtaggggccAGAAGGACTTAGAAGATGTCCCATATGTTTAA
- the BEX2 gene encoding protein BEX2 isoform X1 produces the protein MAKPRKDRSLTPSCGPPLAAENGAMASKEEQAVKNLNMENANQENEKKNEEEQVANKGEPLVHPLEAGEYCVPRVNRRRFRVRQPILQYRWDMIQRLGEPQARMREENMERIGEEVRQLMEKLREKQFSYSLRAVSTDPPHRDHHDEFCLMP, from the exons ATGGCGAAGCCGCGGAAGGACCGCAGCCTCACGCCCAGCTGCGGACCGCCTTTGGCCGCAGAAAATG GAGCAATGGCGTCCAAAGAGGAACAAGCAGTAAAAAATCTCAACATGGAAAATGCCAACCAGGAAAacgagaaaaagaatgaagaggagCAAGTTGCAAATAAAGGAGAGCCCTTGGTCCACCCTTTGGAAGCTGGTGAATATTGTGTGCCTAGAGTAAATCGTAGGCGGTTCCGTGTTAGGCAGCCCATCCTGCAGTATAGATGGGACATGATTCAGAGGCTTGGAGAGCCACAGGcaagaatgagagaagagaataTGGAAAGGATTGGGGAGGAGGTGAGACAGCTGATGGAAAAGCTGAGGGAAAAACAATTCAGTTACAGTCTGCGGGCAGTTAGCACTGACCCCCCTCACCGTGACCATCATGATGAGTTTTGTCTTATGCCTTGA
- the BEX2 gene encoding protein BEX2 isoform X2, with product MASKEEQAVKNLNMENANQENEKKNEEEQVANKGEPLVHPLEAGEYCVPRVNRRRFRVRQPILQYRWDMIQRLGEPQARMREENMERIGEEVRQLMEKLREKQFSYSLRAVSTDPPHRDHHDEFCLMP from the coding sequence ATGGCGTCCAAAGAGGAACAAGCAGTAAAAAATCTCAACATGGAAAATGCCAACCAGGAAAacgagaaaaagaatgaagaggagCAAGTTGCAAATAAAGGAGAGCCCTTGGTCCACCCTTTGGAAGCTGGTGAATATTGTGTGCCTAGAGTAAATCGTAGGCGGTTCCGTGTTAGGCAGCCCATCCTGCAGTATAGATGGGACATGATTCAGAGGCTTGGAGAGCCACAGGcaagaatgagagaagagaataTGGAAAGGATTGGGGAGGAGGTGAGACAGCTGATGGAAAAGCTGAGGGAAAAACAATTCAGTTACAGTCTGCGGGCAGTTAGCACTGACCCCCCTCACCGTGACCATCATGATGAGTTTTGTCTTATGCCTTGA